Proteins encoded in a region of the Mycoplasma feriruminatoris genome:
- a CDS encoding copper homeostasis protein CutC has protein sequence MFLEVIAKDLNDIRVINNSRADRIEFCKNLEVGGLTPSLDDIILANQITLKPLHVMIRNNTKDFFFDDYELIKQLEMISVIQKLPNIHGIVIGALNSDYTINEDFLQRVNRVKGNLKITFNRAFDLVKDPISALHVLNKHKIDAVLTSGGSNINTGLEVIKQLVDEKLDIEILIGGGVDRNNIKQCLTVNNHIHLGRAIRTNSSWNSDIVIDEINLFKDLDREQVNEQES, from the coding sequence ATGTTCTTAGAAGTGATTGCAAAAGATCTTAATGATATTAGAGTGATTAATAACTCAAGAGCTGATCGTATTGAATTTTGTAAAAACTTAGAAGTTGGTGGTTTAACTCCAAGTTTAGATGATATTATTTTAGCTAATCAAATTACTTTAAAACCTTTACATGTAATGATTAGAAATAATACTAAAGATTTCTTTTTTGATGATTATGAATTAATTAAACAATTAGAAATGATTTCAGTTATTCAAAAACTACCAAATATTCATGGAATTGTAATTGGAGCTTTAAATAGTGATTATACAATTAATGAAGATTTTTTACAAAGAGTAAATAGAGTTAAAGGAAATTTAAAAATTACTTTTAATAGAGCTTTTGATTTAGTAAAAGATCCAATTAGTGCTTTACATGTTTTAAATAAACATAAAATTGATGCAGTTTTAACTAGTGGTGGATCAAATATAAATACTGGTTTAGAAGTGATTAAACAATTAGTAGATGAAAAACTAGATATTGAAATTTTAATTGGTGGTGGAGTTGATAGAAATAATATCAAACAATGTCTAACAGTTAATAATCATATTCATCTAGGAAGAGCTATTAGAACTAATTCTTCATGAAATTCAGATATAGTAATTGATGAAATTAATTTATTTAAAGATTTAGATAGAGAACAAGTAAATGAACAAGAAAGTTAA
- a CDS encoding uracil-DNA glycosylase: protein MTNLHPSWNKLFTDLNLFDQINNLINKAYSNDQIVFPKQEDVLNLFKLSDLNNIKVVIIGQDPYHDFNQANGVAFSSDHIKTPASLKNIFKELQADLNIDHFNNNSLENWVKQGVFLINSCWTVIAHKPNSHANLGWEKITKKILEQIILHNKNVIFCLWGNFAFKMYDSLLIKSNYVIKSAHPSPLSYKGFKNTKPFSRINNLLLELNIKPINWSL from the coding sequence ATGACTAATTTACATCCAAGTTGAAATAAACTATTTACTGATTTAAATTTATTTGATCAAATTAATAATTTAATTAATAAAGCTTATAGTAATGATCAAATAGTTTTTCCAAAACAAGAAGATGTTTTAAACTTATTTAAATTAAGTGATTTAAATAATATTAAAGTAGTAATTATTGGTCAAGATCCATATCATGATTTTAATCAAGCAAATGGAGTTGCTTTTAGTTCAGATCATATAAAAACTCCAGCTAGTTTAAAAAACATTTTTAAAGAACTACAAGCTGATTTAAATATAGATCATTTTAATAACAATAGTTTAGAAAATTGAGTAAAACAAGGTGTGTTTTTAATTAATTCTTGTTGAACTGTAATAGCTCATAAACCAAATTCTCATGCTAATTTAGGGTGAGAAAAAATTACTAAAAAGATTTTAGAACAAATTATATTACATAATAAAAATGTAATTTTTTGTTTATGAGGAAATTTTGCTTTTAAAATGTATGATTCATTACTAATTAAATCTAATTATGTAATTAAATCAGCTCATCCTTCACCTTTAAGTTATAAAGGTTTTAAAAATACTAAACCATTTAGTAGAATTAATAATTTACTATTAGAATTAAATATTAAACCTATAAACTGAAGTCTTTAA
- the metK gene encoding methionine adenosyltransferase: MTQNIEKRLFTSESVSEGHPDKICDQISDAILDQVLSQDPNGKVACEVFATTNYLLIGGQITTSAVVDYEKVARDVLKKIGYIDDAYGINANTCKIDIRIESQSLDIAQGVELNDHEIGAGDQGIMFGYATNESKTYLPLAITIAHELVYNATAQRKQGLFKWARPDMKSQVTIDYTDINNPKIDTILMSIQHDPDYNEAEFKKYIKENIMDLVAKEFNLNTDFKVLINPTGRFVIGGPQGDTGLTGRKIIADTYGGYSRHGGGAFSGKDSTKVDRSAAYMCRYVAKNLVAAGLADKLEIQVSYAIGISQPISIFIETFNTHKVDLNTIYKAVYENFDFSVSSMIKTLDLRQPIFFKTSKYGHFGKKDLPWEKLDKIEVLKEYKKCS; the protein is encoded by the coding sequence ATGACTCAAAATATTGAAAAAAGATTATTTACAAGTGAAAGTGTTAGTGAAGGACATCCAGATAAAATTTGTGATCAAATTTCAGATGCAATTTTAGATCAAGTATTAAGTCAAGATCCAAACGGTAAAGTTGCTTGCGAAGTGTTTGCTACAACTAATTATTTATTAATTGGTGGTCAAATAACAACTAGTGCTGTTGTTGATTATGAAAAAGTAGCAAGAGATGTTTTAAAAAAGATTGGTTATATTGATGATGCATATGGAATTAATGCAAATACTTGTAAAATTGATATAAGAATTGAATCTCAATCACTAGATATTGCTCAAGGTGTTGAATTAAATGATCATGAAATTGGAGCTGGTGATCAAGGAATTATGTTTGGTTATGCTACAAATGAATCAAAAACTTATTTACCACTAGCTATAACTATTGCTCACGAACTAGTTTATAATGCTACAGCTCAAAGAAAACAAGGTTTATTTAAATGAGCAAGACCTGATATGAAATCTCAAGTTACAATTGATTATACTGATATTAATAATCCTAAAATTGATACTATTTTAATGTCAATTCAACATGATCCAGATTATAATGAAGCTGAATTTAAAAAATATATTAAAGAAAATATTATGGATTTAGTTGCTAAAGAATTTAATTTAAATACTGATTTTAAAGTATTAATTAATCCAACAGGTAGATTTGTAATTGGAGGGCCTCAAGGAGATACTGGTTTAACTGGAAGAAAAATTATAGCAGATACTTATGGTGGTTATTCAAGACATGGTGGTGGAGCTTTTAGTGGTAAAGATTCAACTAAAGTTGATAGATCTGCTGCTTATATGTGTAGATATGTTGCAAAAAACTTAGTTGCTGCTGGATTAGCTGATAAATTAGAAATCCAAGTAAGTTATGCTATTGGAATTAGTCAACCAATTTCTATTTTTATTGAAACTTTTAACACACATAAAGTTGATTTAAATACTATTTATAAAGCAGTTTATGAAAACTTTGATTTTAGTGTAAGTAGTATGATAAAAACACTAGATTTACGTCAACCAATCTTTTTTAAAACTTCTAAATATGGTCATTTTGGTAAAAAAGATTTACCTTGAGAAAAATTAGATAAAATAGAAGTACTAAAGGAGTATAAGAAATGTTCTTAG
- a CDS encoding HIT family protein produces MDCLFCKIINQEIPSFKVYENEFVYSFLDVRPVSNGHLLIVPKKHFENFSACDDKYLQEVILAKKYLVNLLKEKLNPKGFNYLSNEQPISGQTVLHYHEHIMPKYEQEKGFLLKANIVDINELQDTFKKIVE; encoded by the coding sequence ATGGATTGCTTATTTTGTAAAATTATAAATCAAGAAATTCCATCATTTAAAGTTTATGAAAATGAATTTGTTTATAGTTTTTTAGATGTAAGACCTGTAAGTAATGGACATTTATTAATTGTTCCTAAAAAACACTTTGAAAACTTTAGTGCTTGTGATGATAAATATCTACAAGAAGTAATATTAGCTAAAAAATACTTAGTTAATTTATTAAAAGAAAAATTAAATCCTAAAGGATTTAATTATTTATCAAATGAACAACCTATTTCTGGTCAAACTGTTTTACATTATCATGAACATATAATGCCAAAATATGAACAAGAAAAAGGGTTTTTATTAAAAGCAAATATTGTTGATATAAATGAATTACAAGATACTTTTAAAAAAATAGTTGAATAA
- the trmFO gene encoding methylenetetrahydrofolate--tRNA-(uracil(54)-C(5))-methyltransferase (FADH(2)-oxidizing) TrmFO yields MNKKVKIIGAGLAGCEAAYFLANHNIQVELYEVKTLVKNEVQKTNNFAELVCSNTFRSQSLLNAAGILKSEMRRLNSLVLKIADSCKIDGDDALAVDREDFSNKLTQVIKNHPNITIIEQNVSHIDDENDITLIATGPLTTEELKQDIQRLIGKQKLFFMDASDPIITKDSIDFNKVYYSGRHKLGKYICCPLNEEQFNQFADQLINAEQVQLKEFEKSIFFKGCQPIEQLAKTSKKLLLKGPMSSNNLLDQNNNQPYAVVQLRQDDAKDSLYNMVGFQTNLKWPEQKRVFQTIPGLEKAKIVRYGVMHKNYYINSPKILNFKLQVIRKKNVFFAGQITGVEGYIESASSGIWAAINILAFINNKKIKPLPNTTILGALTNYITNSKIYSLKPMKCNLGILEQENKHSSDDKFYSFNNSKNSLENYIQQLNQILKINI; encoded by the coding sequence ATGAACAAGAAAGTTAAAATAATTGGTGCGGGATTAGCTGGTTGTGAAGCTGCATATTTTTTAGCAAATCATAATATACAAGTTGAATTATATGAAGTAAAAACTCTAGTTAAAAATGAAGTACAAAAAACAAATAACTTTGCTGAATTAGTATGTTCTAATACTTTTAGAAGTCAATCATTACTAAATGCTGCTGGTATTTTAAAATCAGAAATGAGACGTTTAAACTCATTAGTTTTAAAGATTGCTGATAGTTGTAAAATTGATGGAGATGATGCTTTAGCAGTTGATAGAGAAGATTTTTCAAACAAACTAACTCAAGTTATTAAAAACCATCCAAACATTACAATTATTGAACAAAATGTTAGTCATATTGATGATGAAAACGATATAACACTAATAGCAACAGGACCTTTAACTACTGAAGAATTAAAACAAGATATTCAAAGATTAATTGGTAAACAAAAACTATTTTTTATGGATGCATCAGATCCAATTATTACAAAAGATTCAATTGATTTTAATAAAGTTTATTATTCAGGAAGACATAAACTTGGAAAATATATTTGTTGTCCATTAAATGAAGAACAATTTAATCAATTTGCTGATCAATTAATTAATGCTGAACAAGTACAATTAAAAGAATTTGAAAAATCAATCTTTTTTAAAGGTTGCCAACCAATAGAACAACTTGCAAAAACTAGTAAAAAACTTTTATTAAAAGGACCTATGTCATCTAATAATTTATTAGATCAAAACAATAATCAACCTTATGCAGTTGTTCAACTTCGTCAAGATGATGCTAAAGATAGTTTATATAATATGGTTGGTTTTCAAACTAATTTAAAATGACCTGAACAAAAAAGAGTTTTTCAAACAATTCCAGGACTAGAAAAAGCAAAAATAGTTAGATATGGAGTAATGCATAAAAACTATTATATAAACTCTCCAAAAATTCTAAACTTTAAATTACAAGTTATCAGAAAGAAAAATGTCTTTTTTGCTGGTCAAATTACTGGAGTTGAAGGTTATATTGAATCAGCTAGTTCAGGTATTTGAGCTGCTATTAACATTCTAGCTTTTATTAATAATAAAAAAATCAAACCTTTACCAAACACAACCATTTTAGGTGCACTAACTAACTATATAACTAATTCTAAAATTTATAGTTTAAAACCTATGAAATGTAATTTAGGTATTTTAGAACAAGAAAATAAACACTCAAGTGATGATAAATTTTATTCTTTTAATAATTCTAAAAATTCACTAGAAAACTATATACAACAATTAAATCAAATACTAAAAATAAATATTTAA
- a CDS encoding 3'-5' exoribonuclease YhaM family protein, giving the protein MKKVKDINIKDHLIDTILRIERVIVSTGSSGNNYLILHLADSSGRIEARKWIVNEKDKQLLKPNAIILLKDTLVHEYRNILQLKIEDYLIIDEKDLIKYHLNKTDLYISAPLDIKTNYQELISLLNSINNQTYKTITLSLLEKYKKEFLTFPAAMSIHHNVTSGLFWHSYTLVKNVLSLKQNYFYANIDWDLLICGAILHDIGKVIEIADVNGSDYSLEGKLLGHISIGNAEINKLAEQLNLYKDQNNKINQEITLLQHMILASHGKKEFGSPIEPVLIEAVILSTLDDLDAKVYKINDELSKIELDTWTQKIVSIDNRMFYKHKK; this is encoded by the coding sequence ATGAAAAAAGTTAAAGATATTAATATAAAAGATCATTTAATAGATACTATTTTAAGAATTGAAAGAGTTATAGTTTCAACAGGAAGTAGCGGAAATAATTATTTAATATTACATTTAGCTGATAGTAGTGGAAGAATTGAAGCTAGAAAATGAATAGTTAATGAAAAAGATAAACAGTTATTAAAACCAAACGCTATTATTTTATTAAAAGATACTTTAGTTCATGAATATCGAAATATATTGCAATTAAAAATTGAAGATTATTTAATAATTGATGAAAAAGATTTAATAAAATATCATTTAAATAAAACTGATTTATACATTTCTGCTCCTTTAGATATTAAAACTAATTATCAAGAATTAATTAGTCTTTTAAATAGTATTAATAATCAAACTTATAAAACTATTACACTTAGTTTGTTAGAAAAATATAAAAAAGAATTTCTAACTTTTCCTGCTGCTATGAGTATTCATCACAACGTTACTAGTGGGTTGTTTTGACATAGTTATACTCTTGTAAAAAACGTTTTAAGTTTAAAACAAAATTATTTTTATGCAAATATTGACTGAGATTTACTAATATGTGGAGCTATTCTACATGATATTGGTAAAGTTATTGAAATAGCTGATGTTAATGGTAGTGATTATAGTTTAGAAGGAAAACTACTAGGTCATATTTCAATAGGAAATGCTGAAATTAATAAACTAGCTGAACAATTAAACTTATATAAAGATCAAAATAATAAAATTAATCAAGAAATTACTTTACTACAACACATGATTTTAGCTAGTCACGGTAAGAAAGAATTTGGTTCCCCCATCGAACCGGTGTTAATTGAAGCTGTGATTTTATCAACTTTAGATGATTTAGATGCTAAAGTTTATAAAATTAATGATGAATTATCAAAAATAGAACTAGATACTTGAACTCAAAAAATTGTAAGTATAGATAATAGAATGTTTTATAAACATAAAAAATAG
- a CDS encoding lipoprotein → MKKLLTWLSAITLVASSSVLAISCKTEQVKNENSLFLTNFGDIQIDSKSLLEWNQKWNGISSNNQELINKTNNLLAAGILLAIRDKKLQLPTKNENGWDSSVNKQIEGLLGDKNSTDTATLYGLANKSLNDLKDNKYKNDAKGWLKHLEETFPGVKKNLADLENAYKSNFILNDSSNSAFIKLKNLLMFNSTVADSMWQKGIQTTNLDWKTLTSNFANAYAGKNNLNDLVKDIKDTFTKANVKNWNDAKIITFTNMVNGLGGISEQNSTSGSGSNNTLTITYSSAKDVQKKIAASNSGQTNGEEWIKEVLRKVSDNANSGSIAFSQWNPSYNYDAQKGPKDFINYNNQKPTSWTEIVKEIPLLENGELKIDPIKGEYGAISNSQKYAINNYFNSEKPVVFSDLIFKFSNNKTSSDIEKNLSLKSLIPTEVSGQDLTTKLIERFQGIQSVLQTYVGNDSKKDQEPYTAGLSRFDTVFRGEDAKIKANTTSNKSTDFKNWTEWDTKNDHHKINANGKLLTLSDTTYSDTLKFSIYDFLTNNNNSNNLWQWKDESNRPIEPEKFKEMLVEGGLSNDEASKIDSAIQQTSMKNQSQDAARLTIYNLAELFKKINQKNNASSAASSTSSSGSSSSSSSSNTESNNGINKNSNIYTILNKEEGIIAFIDGDGLHITKIDGYKLINNKTTQPSVGAAANQSNNNNSIKQTAVLKQIRSLYSTTNASVLVPYLINSALENNTSTTLSSGSSSSSGTTSWDWTEKDKANAHSVKNLGIDINSLNANINNDYERFLINTSLIDNSKTKPFYNIDILSEVSKSIQSGSDASLQANWLIELFTKVLKNDQKKEVNLLNTIISTENPKDNNEIEKIFLYQAKNLKVSGIRKLQQANQKWVSKVKENYKKYSKDPSLNKKFIPDQVIDLNSDINSKKRYDLLLQSQIFNPEIKAQNNNASGLSSGGVSSSGATTTRGDV, encoded by the coding sequence GTGAAAAAGCTTTTAACTTGACTTAGTGCAATAACTCTAGTTGCATCATCTAGTGTTTTAGCTATTAGTTGTAAAACTGAACAAGTAAAAAATGAAAATTCACTTTTTTTAACTAATTTTGGAGATATTCAAATTGATTCAAAAAGTTTATTAGAATGAAATCAAAAATGAAACGGAATTAGTTCAAATAACCAAGAGCTTATTAATAAAACCAATAATCTTTTAGCAGCTGGAATTTTATTAGCAATTAGAGATAAAAAGTTACAATTACCAACAAAAAATGAAAATGGTTGAGATTCTAGTGTTAATAAACAAATTGAAGGTTTATTAGGTGATAAAAATAGTACTGATACAGCTACTTTATATGGTTTAGCAAATAAAAGTTTAAATGATTTAAAAGATAATAAATATAAAAATGATGCTAAAGGTTGATTAAAGCATTTAGAAGAAACTTTTCCTGGAGTTAAAAAAAATCTAGCTGATTTAGAAAATGCTTATAAATCAAACTTTATTTTAAATGATAGTTCAAATAGTGCTTTTATTAAGTTAAAAAATCTTTTAATGTTTAATTCAACTGTTGCTGATTCTATGTGACAAAAAGGAATTCAAACAACTAATTTAGATTGAAAAACTTTAACAAGCAATTTTGCTAATGCTTATGCTGGGAAGAACAATTTAAATGATTTAGTTAAGGACATTAAAGATACTTTTACTAAGGCAAATGTTAAAAATTGAAATGATGCAAAAATAATCACTTTTACAAATATGGTTAATGGGTTAGGGGGTATATCTGAACAAAATTCAACAAGTGGTAGTGGTTCTAATAATACACTAACTATTACTTATAGTTCTGCAAAAGATGTTCAAAAAAAGATCGCAGCTTCTAATAGTGGTCAAACTAATGGTGAAGAATGAATCAAAGAAGTATTAAGAAAAGTCTCTGATAATGCTAACAGTGGTTCTATTGCTTTCAGTCAGTGAAATCCTTCTTATAATTATGATGCTCAAAAAGGACCAAAAGATTTTATAAATTATAATAATCAAAAACCTACATCTTGAACAGAAATAGTTAAAGAAATTCCACTTCTAGAAAATGGTGAGTTAAAAATAGACCCCATTAAGGGTGAATATGGTGCAATTTCAAACTCACAAAAATATGCTATTAATAATTATTTTAATTCTGAAAAACCAGTTGTTTTTTCTGATCTAATATTCAAATTCTCAAATAATAAAACATCATCAGATATTGAAAAAAATTTATCATTAAAATCACTAATACCTACTGAAGTTTCAGGACAGGATTTAACTACTAAGTTAATAGAAAGATTTCAAGGAATCCAATCTGTTTTACAAACTTATGTAGGCAATGATAGCAAAAAAGACCAAGAACCTTATACAGCTGGTCTTTCGAGATTTGACACTGTGTTTAGAGGCGAAGATGCTAAAATAAAAGCAAATACCACTTCAAACAAATCAACTGATTTTAAAAATTGAACAGAATGAGATACTAAAAACGATCATCATAAGATTAACGCAAACGGTAAATTATTAACCCTTAGTGATACTACATATTCTGATACTTTAAAATTTTCAATTTATGACTTCTTAACAAATAACAATAACAGTAATAATTTATGACAGTGAAAAGATGAAAGTAATAGACCAATAGAACCTGAAAAATTTAAAGAAATGTTAGTTGAAGGTGGTTTATCAAATGATGAAGCAAGCAAAATTGATAGTGCTATTCAACAAACATCAATGAAAAATCAGTCTCAAGATGCTGCAAGATTAACTATTTATAATCTAGCTGAGTTGTTTAAAAAAATTAATCAAAAAAATAATGCTTCATCAGCCGCTTCTTCCACAAGTAGCAGCGGTTCTAGTTCATCAAGTTCTTCTTCTAACACCGAATCGAATAATGGTATTAATAAAAATTCAAATATCTACACTATATTAAATAAAGAAGAGGGAATAATAGCATTTATTGATGGTGATGGTCTACATATCACTAAAATTGATGGTTATAAATTAATCAATAATAAAACAACACAACCATCGGTTGGTGCAGCAGCCAATCAATCAAATAATAATAACTCAATTAAACAAACCGCTGTTTTAAAACAAATTAGATCTCTTTATTCTACAACAAATGCTAGTGTTCTAGTTCCATATCTAATTAATTCAGCACTTGAAAATAACACATCAACTACTTTATCTTCAGGTAGTTCAAGTTCATCAGGAACTACTTCTTGAGATTGAACAGAAAAAGATAAGGCAAATGCACATTCAGTTAAAAATCTTGGAATAGATATCAACTCATTAAATGCCAATATTAATAATGATTATGAAAGATTCCTAATAAACACTTCATTAATAGATAATTCTAAAACTAAACCGTTTTATAACATTGATATTTTAAGTGAAGTTTCAAAATCAATTCAGTCAGGAAGTGATGCTTCATTACAAGCTAATTGATTGATTGAATTATTTACAAAAGTACTAAAAAATGATCAAAAAAAAGAAGTTAATTTGTTAAACACTATTATTTCTACAGAAAATCCAAAAGATAATAATGAAATCGAAAAAATATTCTTATATCAGGCAAAGAATTTAAAAGTTTCAGGTATTAGAAAATTGCAGCAAGCTAATCAAAAGTGAGTAAGTAAAGTTAAAGAAAATTATAAGAAATACTCAAAAGATCCTTCATTAAACAAAAAATTTATACCTGATCAAGTTATAGACTTAAATTCTGATATCAACAGCAAAAAAAGATATGATCTTTTATTACAATCACAAATTTTTAACCCCGAAATAAAAGCACAGAACAACAATGCTAGTGGTTTGTCATCTGGTGGTGTAAGTTCTAGTGGTGCAACTACAACAAGAGGTGATGTATAA
- a CDS encoding aminotransferase class V-fold PLP-dependent enzyme, translated as MNDEFLKLRKQFPLLKNYPNLIYFDNGATTLKPNTVINAEINYLKNISTNPHSTDYKIGYKALEVLNNTREIVKKFINANKTSEIVFTSGTTQSINMIAKGLINLINKDDEILITSLEHSSNLVPWIWLKQKTNAVIKNLELNDEFGIDINKLDQIITSKTKIVSFAHMSNTTGYTNDVKKIVQKIRTINKNVIIVVDVAQSIAHFKVDVIDWDVDFIAFSAHKMYGPFGIGILYGKYEWLDKLEPLNLGGGSSLAISKDFSSYTLKTLPEKLEAGTLNISAICSFKKAIEFILKIGIDKIHSYEASLKQYVVKKIKENHLDKKITFYNLNNNSPLLLFNVNQINAQDISTFLDVKYNITSRSGAHCVRRLEDVIHIKTALRISFAIYNTKSEIDQLILALKNTDKFLDIYF; from the coding sequence ATGAATGACGAATTTCTTAAATTAAGAAAACAATTTCCTTTATTAAAAAACTATCCTAATCTAATTTATTTTGATAATGGTGCTACAACTTTAAAGCCAAACACTGTTATTAATGCTGAAATTAACTATTTAAAAAACATTTCAACAAACCCTCATTCAACTGATTATAAAATAGGTTATAAAGCTTTAGAAGTTTTAAATAATACAAGAGAAATTGTAAAAAAATTCATTAACGCAAATAAAACAAGTGAAATTGTTTTTACATCTGGAACTACTCAATCTATAAATATGATAGCTAAAGGTTTAATTAATTTAATTAATAAAGATGATGAAATTTTAATTACTAGTTTAGAACATTCATCAAATCTAGTTCCTTGAATTTGATTAAAACAAAAAACTAATGCAGTTATTAAAAATCTAGAATTAAACGATGAATTTGGAATTGATATAAATAAATTAGATCAAATAATTACTAGTAAAACTAAAATAGTTAGTTTTGCTCATATGAGTAATACAACAGGTTATACTAATGATGTAAAAAAAATAGTTCAAAAAATTAGAACAATTAATAAAAATGTGATTATTGTTGTTGATGTTGCTCAATCAATTGCTCATTTTAAAGTTGATGTAATAGATTGAGATGTAGATTTTATTGCTTTTTCAGCTCATAAAATGTATGGACCATTTGGAATTGGAATTTTATATGGTAAATATGAATGACTAGATAAACTAGAACCACTTAATTTAGGTGGTGGTAGTAGTTTAGCTATTAGTAAAGACTTTTCTAGTTATACTTTAAAAACACTACCTGAAAAACTAGAAGCTGGAACTTTAAATATTTCAGCAATTTGTAGTTTTAAAAAAGCTATTGAGTTTATTTTAAAAATAGGTATTGATAAAATACATTCATATGAAGCTAGTTTAAAACAATATGTTGTTAAAAAAATTAAAGAAAATCATTTAGATAAAAAGATTACTTTTTATAACTTAAATAACAATTCACCTTTATTATTGTTTAATGTTAATCAAATTAATGCTCAAGATATTTCTACTTTTTTAGATGTTAAATATAATATCACTAGTAGATCTGGAGCACATTGTGTTAGAAGATTAGAAGATGTTATTCATATAAAAACAGCATTAAGAATTAGTTTTGCAATTTATAATACAAAATCTGAAATTGATCAACTAATATTAGCATTAAAAAACACAGATAAATTTTTAGATATATACTTTTAA
- a CDS encoding type I phosphomannose isomerase catalytic subunit, with translation MKILKLKPYFSKKIWGSDRLKDFGFDIADQTDIGEAWVISAHENGMSYIDSDDQYNNLSLKELFENHKELFNNYKGSYPLLVKIITANDYLSVQVHPDDNYALTHHNQLGKPESWYIIDANKNAELIYGHMAKNKAELTNLVNQNKWDQLLKKVRIQRNDFLYVPTGKIHAITPNLVVYELQRSSDITYRFYDYNRIDKTTNKPRKLDIFNSIQCTNTPDSDDLIIHNANNKVFSSDFFSLFVLDCNDIKEFEVDEKCDWLQLTVISGYGYINDMFFKQGQSAITINGIEKLIVKGKIKIIISWIKNND, from the coding sequence ATGAAAATTTTAAAGCTTAAACCTTATTTTTCTAAAAAAATATGAGGCTCAGATAGGTTAAAAGATTTTGGTTTTGATATAGCAGATCAAACTGATATTGGTGAAGCTTGAGTAATTTCAGCTCATGAAAATGGAATGAGTTATATAGATAGTGATGATCAATACAATAATTTGAGTTTAAAAGAATTATTTGAAAATCATAAAGAACTTTTTAATAACTATAAAGGTAGTTATCCTTTATTAGTAAAAATCATAACAGCTAATGATTATTTATCAGTTCAAGTTCATCCAGATGATAATTATGCTTTAACTCATCATAACCAATTAGGAAAACCTGAAAGTTGGTATATAATTGATGCTAATAAAAATGCTGAGTTAATTTATGGACATATGGCAAAAAATAAAGCTGAACTAACTAATTTAGTTAATCAAAATAAATGAGATCAATTATTAAAAAAAGTTAGAATTCAACGAAATGATTTTTTATACGTTCCTACTGGTAAAATTCATGCAATAACACCAAATCTAGTAGTTTATGAACTACAAAGATCTAGTGATATAACTTATAGATTTTATGATTATAATAGAATTGATAAAACTACTAATAAGCCTAGAAAACTAGATATTTTTAATTCTATACAATGTACAAATACTCCTGATAGTGATGATTTAATTATTCATAATGCTAATAATAAAGTATTTTCATCAGATTTTTTTTCATTATTTGTTTTAGATTGTAATGATATTAAAGAATTTGAAGTTGATGAAAAATGTGATTGATTACAATTAACTGTAATTAGTGGGTATGGGTATATTAATGATATGTTTTTTAAACAAGGTCAATCAGCTATTACTATAAATGGTATTGAAAAATTAATAGTTAAGGGAAAAATCAAGATTATCATATCTTGAATTAAAAATAATGACTAA